In ANME-2 cluster archaeon, the DNA window TAATGACATAAATTTTGATTTTATCTCTGAGAAGCTGAAGCTTGCAGGAGGTAATATTAAAAATATAGCTATTGCATCGGCATTTTATGCTGCTGATAGGTCTGAAAGAATCAAAATGTCCCATATTATGCATGCAGCAAAACGGGAATATCAGAAAATGGGAAAAACCTTCTTAAAGGCAGATTTTACACCATATTATGAACTTATTGAGGCGGAATAAAATTAAATGGCAATCTTAAGGGACGTTGGAGAATCAGTAAAGGAATTACTTCATCAAAAAATATATGAACTTTCTGATGAAAATTCCATTCTATTTGATTCACCGGCAGATATTGAAGCTACCACTACTCCAAAGCTTTCAATGTTCCTGTACCAGATCGTTGAGAATAGCCATCTGCGAAATGTTGAACCAAAACCCATTGGCATAGATCAAATGCGTTACTCTCCTCTTGCCCTTGATCTATATTATATATTCACTCCTTTTGCCAATAATAGAGAAACAGAAGTCATAATCCTTGAGCGGATCATGCAGATTTTTTATGATAATGCTGTAATTAAGGATGATATGCTAACAGTAAGCCTAAAAGAAAGTGGAAATGATAAGATACGGGTTATTGCCAACAATCTATCTTTTGAAGAACTGAACAAACTCTGGGAACGGTTTCCTAATCAGGATTTCAAACTTTCAGTGTCTTATATATTTACACCTATAAAAATCCCCTCAGAGAAACCGGATATCAGGATCAAGCGTGTTATAGAAAAGGATATCGAAGTGTATACAAAGAAAAAATAAACAAAAGTAGGTTTTTTAATCAAATGGTTAAAACAATATTAACTCTGGCTGTAATGCCAAAGGATGATATATCTCCTGAGAAAAAAGTCATTGGAGATGTTTTTTTAAATACATCAATGATAACAAAACCTATCATAAAACATAGTACAGGATATTTTTTATTATTAAATTTTCCAAAAGTGAAGTTCATTCTCACAGTAGGTGGTGCATTTTACAAACAGGAAGATTTCAGTATAGATTTTACATCGATCGATCGTGAACACCCATTCATTGATCTTTTTCTACAACCAAAAGCCAACTATCCTTTTCCGGAAGGAATGACAATTATAAAAGGTAAGATCATTGATTCTAAATATATGCCAGTTCCCAATGCTTCTATAAAAGTCAAGGGAGCTGTGTCGGATAATATTTCCCAAGAGGATGGTAGTTTTTTCATCCGGTTTAATACCAAACATAAAGCTAAAAAATCAACACTCAATATTGTTAAGGATGGGTATAAACCAAAGAAACTAACAGTTTCATTAATAATTGGTAAGACTATACAAGCACAGACAATACAATTAACTTAAAATTAGATATGGGAGTGTATAACGTGTAATTGCAAAACTATTGAATCATAATTGCTAATCAATTCACAAAGTATATAATAATTTTCAAAATATGTCTTTTTATGTTTTTTGGATAATCTGAAAAATTATGCCGAATGTTTTATTAATCATTCCAATAGTATCTAAGGTATAATTTGAATATCGAAAATGCTCACTTCGTTCATATTTTCTAATCTTCAGCTTCTTCAAAGCTTCAGTCAAGAAAATCTGAGTGCTAGCGAGGATTTTGTTCTGCATTAGAATTAATTTTTAGATAGGGTGGTGTTATGGTTGTAATTCGAAATAAATTAGACCAGAAAATAATAATAAATTTGAATGAAAGTAAAAGTATCTTTTTATTATCAAAAGGTACAGCAGATGTATCAGATGAAGAATATTCATCAAGACATCTTCAAAAACTAATTGCAAAAGGGGCTATCATTAAAAGTCATCATGATAAGAAACCTGATGCTGGACCGATAATAACAGATGAATCGGTAATAACAGATGAATCGGTAATATCAGATGAATCGGTAATATCAGATGAATCGGTAATATCAGATGAACCGACAATAACAGATGAATCGGTAATAACAGATGAATCGGTAATATCAGATGAACCGACAATAACAGATGAATCGGTAATAACAGATGAAACAGTCAGTGAGAAAAAATTAAATAATTTGGAGGGATAATATGAGTCAATATCTATCGCCAGGAGTCTATGTTGAGGAAAAGTCCTCAGGAGTAAAGCCAATTGAAGGAGTAGGTACTTCAACTGGTGCTTTTGTAGGAATCACCGAAAAGGGACCAATAGGTAAAGCAGAGCTGATAGCAAACTGGACACAGTTTGTTAATAAATTCGGAGGTTATATTGCCAATGGAAATATGGCATATGCAGTGAATCAATTTTTCAATGAAGGAGGAACAAGATGCTATGTTGTTCGAACCTGCCATTATTCGGATATACAGGATCTGAATACAAAAGCGTCTTCACCTTCAGCCGGGACATTAACAGACAGCAGTAATGAACCCGCACTAAGGGTTTTGGCATCATCTGATGGGGAATGGGGTGATGAAATATCAATTGACGTTGAAGCCGCCACTGATCCTGAACTTGAAGAAAACGGATTCAAACTGATCGTCAAATATAATGATATTGAAATAGAAGCAATTGATGACCTTACCATAAACAATGTAGAAGATAAGATCAATAATAATGATTTATCTTATATCAGAGTTGAAAAGGATGACTGGGATGAAGGAAGTCCTCCTAATAGCGTTGCAGGTTCGGGAAATAAACCACGTATTGACCAACCAATTACTCTTCAAGAAGGTGATGATGGTATAAATGATCTGAAATCTACGGATTTTATTGGTGATGAAAGTGCACAGAACGGCCTTTATGCATTTGATGTGATCGATGATATTAACATAGTAGCTATTCCTGATATGGCAGGAGAAAGAGGGGTAATGCTGGCAGGACTAAATTACTGCCAGGTCAGAGGTGACTGCTTCTTTGTTGCTGATCCTCCTTCTGATTTAAGCCCAATGGAAATACTCGATTTCAAGAAAGGAACTGGTGATTATAGAGGAAATGCATTTAATTCCTCATATGGAGCACTGTATTATCCATGGATTAAAATCACCGACCCGGCAACAGGAAGGATAAAAACCGTACCTCCATCCGGAGCTGTTGCAGGTACGTATGCTAAGACCGACACAGTCAGAGGAGTCCATAAAGCACCTGCTGGTATTGTAGAAGGTTATCTTGATACTGTTACTGGTATTGAAAAGATAATCACGAAAAGTGAACATGACGGATTGAACCCTACGGGAATAAATGTGATCCGCTCCTTCCCGTCATCAGGAATCTGCATCTGGGGTGCAAGAACTCTCTCCGCCGATCCTGAATGGAAATATATCAACATCAGACGGCTATTTATTTTCCTTGAAGAATCCATTGACAAAGCTACTCAATGGGTAGTTTTTGAGCCGAACACTCCTTCTCTGTGGGGATCTGTAAAAAGGAATATTACAGCATTCCTTTTAAGGGTCTGGAGAGATGGTGCTTTATTCGGAAATACTCCTGAAGAGGCTTTTTATGTTAAGGTTGATGAAGAGAATAATCCGACTGAAGTCAGAGATGCAGGACAGCTTATCATAGAGATTGGAGTAGCACCTGTAAAACCGGCTGAGTTCGTAATAATCAGGATCAGCCAGAAAACGTTGACAAAGTAATGTGAATTAATACCACAAAGGAGATAATAATATGACAGGAGAAAGAGACGATCCATATAGGAATTTCAGGTTCAGAGTAGAGATCGATGGCATTGATGCAGCAGGTTTTGCAGATGCCACTATCCCCGATTCAACCACAGATGTAACTGATTATAGAGAAGGTACAGATCAACCGTTCCAAAGAAAATTATCAGGACTTACCAAATATGGAAATATAACGCTTAAAAAGGGGCTGACTGATTCAATGGAGCTTTATAACTGGAAAAAGCTTGTTGAAGATTCCGGCGCTATAACAGCAAGAAAAAGCATCTCATTGATTTTGATCGATGAGGAAGGGAATGATAAGGCACAGTGGGATATTAACGAAGCATGGCCAACCAAATATGATTCATCTGATTTCAGTGCAAAAGCGAATGAGGTGGTCATCGAAACATTTGAAATAGTACATGAAGGAGTCAAACGAGTGAAGTAATGCTTAATTAAGAGGAAGTAAAATGGGAATCTTACAGACAGAATATGATTTTACCTTACCTATGGGATTTGCGGATGAAGACGGCACACTTCATAAAGAAGGGAAGATGAGACTTGCTACCGCGGCTGATGAGATACTGCCTATGAAAGATCCAAGGGTGCAGAATAATCCGGCATATTTGACTGTAATCCTTTTTTCCAGAGTAATTACCAGTCTGGGAGATTTGAAGATGGTAAATCCAAGGATTATTGAAGGACTCTTTACAGTGGATTTTGCATACCTTCAGGATATGTACAACAGGATCAATCAAAACGGTTCGAATACTATCAAAGCGGTATGCCCTAAATGTGAGCATGAGTTTGATATAGAGGCAACCTCGTCGGGGGAATTATAGGCTACCCACTCGATAATGTATATGAGGAGGTAGCCTTTTTGGCATATCACCTCCACTGGGATTATGAGACCATTATAAATATGGAACATAATGAGCGTAAGCAGTGGTGTGAAGAGGTTAGTAAAATAAATAAGAAAATGAATTCAAATAAAACAAAAAGTCTTTTGGATGTATAGGGAAAGCTATGTCGCAAACAGGAAAAAGATCAGACCCTTATAGTGCCTATAGATTTAAAGTGGAAATAGAAGGTATTATTGCGGCCGGATTTACCGATGTTTCAGGTTTAACAATTGAGACTGAAGTTGAAACTATAAAAGAAGGAGGAGTCAATAACTACGAATATAAACTCCCAAAATTTACAAAATACAGTAACATTACATTGAAGCGTGGACTTATGGATTGGGAATTATGGGGCTGGTATCAGACTGTAATATCCGGCAAATTCGAAAGAAAGAGTGGGACAATTTATCTATTTGATCACTCCGGAAATGAAATCCTGGACTACTATCATTTCTTTGAAGCGTATCCTATCAAATGGGAAGGACCTACATTCAATGCTAAAAATAGTACTGTTGCAAGTGAGACATTGATACTAGCTCATCACCTTTTATTATAGCAATAAAATGAATAGATACAATATATTTGTTAAGATTTTACAGGATAGAATATCAAAGCCGCCTGTTGGAATTGACGGTTTTGCTTTTTCTAAAAATATAGTTCGCAGATATGGTATTTTCAGAAATTCAGGCCGACTGCCTTCATTGATATTCCTCAGGTTATTTGGTAATAGAAGCGTTAATAAGAAAATTAATTTAAATAATCAAATATTTATTAATAATTCTATCAAATCTTTTAATATACAGTATCCGGAAGTATTCAGGCAATATTGTTCATATTTTCCAATTGCAGATATAAATATATCTCAGGAAAAAGCAAATATTTCAATTTCGGAGCAAGGCGGGATTGTTAATAATATTATTAAAAATACTATATCACATGAACACATAACTAATAAGTATTATGAAACTGGAGATGCCAGGTCATTTCCTATCTCAAGCACGACAATTAGAGCACCAGGAATTACTGTAAATTCAATAAATC includes these proteins:
- a CDS encoding phage tail sheath family protein, which codes for MSQYLSPGVYVEEKSSGVKPIEGVGTSTGAFVGITEKGPIGKAELIANWTQFVNKFGGYIANGNMAYAVNQFFNEGGTRCYVVRTCHYSDIQDLNTKASSPSAGTLTDSSNEPALRVLASSDGEWGDEISIDVEAATDPELEENGFKLIVKYNDIEIEAIDDLTINNVEDKINNNDLSYIRVEKDDWDEGSPPNSVAGSGNKPRIDQPITLQEGDDGINDLKSTDFIGDESAQNGLYAFDVIDDINIVAIPDMAGERGVMLAGLNYCQVRGDCFFVADPPSDLSPMEILDFKKGTGDYRGNAFNSSYGALYYPWIKITDPATGRIKTVPPSGAVAGTYAKTDTVRGVHKAPAGIVEGYLDTVTGIEKIITKSEHDGLNPTGINVIRSFPSSGICIWGARTLSADPEWKYINIRRLFIFLEESIDKATQWVVFEPNTPSLWGSVKRNITAFLLRVWRDGALFGNTPEEAFYVKVDEENNPTEVRDAGQLIIEIGVAPVKPAEFVIIRISQKTLTK
- a CDS encoding DUF4255 domain-containing protein, with protein sequence MAILRDVGESVKELLHQKIYELSDENSILFDSPADIEATTTPKLSMFLYQIVENSHLRNVEPKPIGIDQMRYSPLALDLYYIFTPFANNRETEVIILERIMQIFYDNAVIKDDMLTVSLKESGNDKIRVIANNLSFEELNKLWERFPNQDFKLSVSYIFTPIKIPSEKPDIRIKRVIEKDIEVYTKKK
- a CDS encoding phage tail protein, giving the protein MTGERDDPYRNFRFRVEIDGIDAAGFADATIPDSTTDVTDYREGTDQPFQRKLSGLTKYGNITLKKGLTDSMELYNWKKLVEDSGAITARKSISLILIDEEGNDKAQWDINEAWPTKYDSSDFSAKANEVVIETFEIVHEGVKRVK
- a CDS encoding phage tail protein, encoding MSQTGKRSDPYSAYRFKVEIEGIIAAGFTDVSGLTIETEVETIKEGGVNNYEYKLPKFTKYSNITLKRGLMDWELWGWYQTVISGKFERKSGTIYLFDHSGNEILDYYHFFEAYPIKWEGPTFNAKNSTVASETLILAHHLLL